Proteins co-encoded in one Corylus avellana chromosome ca9, CavTom2PMs-1.0 genomic window:
- the LOC132162361 gene encoding alpha carbonic anhydrase 2-like, translating to MKNIMKNPAAFISSFLIFLVLFSCLTSTAAQEVENEREFDYAEGSEKGPRHWGEIHEEWASCNNGSMQSPIDMSSERVKLIPKLGKLKRNYRSCNATVNNRGHDISVHWIGDRAGSIQINGTDYFLKQGHWHSPSEHSINGRRYELELHMVHETLNPGVKKIAVVGLFYKIGPPDAFLSKLMRSATVMSSQDLDIQELD from the exons ATGAAGAACATCATGAAGAATCCAGCTGCCTTTATATCAAGCTTTTTAATCTTCCTAGTTCTTTTCTCATGTCTAACATCAACCGCAGCTCAAgaagttg aaaatgagagagagttCGATTATGCAGAAGGGAGCGAGAAGGGGCCACGTCATTGGGGAGAAATCCATGAAGAATGGGCGTCTTGCAATAATGGAAGCATGCAATCTCCCATAGATATGTCAAGTGAGAGAGTCAAATTGATTCCCAAGTTAGGGAAGCTCAAGAGGAATTACAGGTCTTGCAATGCCACTGTCAATAACAGGGGCCATGACATTTCT GTACATTGGATAGGTGATCGTGCAGGATCAATACAGATCAACGGCACTGATTACTTTCTCAAGCAAGGCCACTGGCACTCCCCTTCTGAGCATTCCATCAATGGCAGGAG GTATGAGTTGGAGCTTCATATGGTACACGAAACCTTGAACCCAGgtgtaaaaaaaattgctgtCGTTGGACTCTTCTACAAGATTGGCCCACCCGATGCTTTCCTCTCAAAG TTGATGAGAAGC GCTACCGTTATGTCGAGCCAAGATTTGGATATACAAGAGTTAGATTAA